Proteins encoded in a region of the Bacteroidota bacterium genome:
- a CDS encoding flavin reductase: MPTATHAYVPLDPSAAIWPRFFTVAPLVVIGTQEADRYDFAPKHMAMPLGWENYFGFVCTPRHATYHNAKHYGAFTVSFPRPSQVLHAALGAAERCDHAGRKPSLDVLRTVPAEVVEGRFLEDAYLMLECELERVVDGFGANSLIAGRVVAARVAEDALRGHVVDGHPVDDWTLLRTSPLLAYLAPGRYAEIQGTEAFPHPGGAREH, from the coding sequence ATGCCTACAGCCACGCACGCCTACGTACCGCTTGATCCCAGCGCGGCCATCTGGCCTCGATTCTTTACGGTGGCGCCGCTCGTGGTAATCGGCACGCAGGAGGCCGACCGCTACGACTTTGCGCCGAAGCACATGGCTATGCCGCTGGGGTGGGAGAACTACTTCGGCTTCGTGTGCACGCCTCGCCACGCGACCTACCACAACGCGAAGCACTACGGGGCGTTCACGGTGAGCTTCCCCCGCCCGAGCCAGGTGCTCCACGCCGCACTCGGAGCCGCCGAACGGTGCGATCATGCCGGGCGCAAGCCGAGCCTGGATGTCTTGCGGACCGTCCCCGCAGAGGTTGTCGAGGGCCGCTTTCTAGAGGACGCCTACCTCATGCTCGAATGCGAACTGGAGCGGGTGGTGGACGGCTTTGGGGCGAACAGCCTCATCGCAGGCCGCGTGGTCGCTGCGCGAGTGGCCGAGGATGCGCTGCGCGGTCACGTCGTTGATGGACACCCGGTCGATGATTGGACGCTGCTGCGCACGTCGCCCCTCCTGGCCTATCTGGCACCCGGTCGCTATGCGGAGATCCAGGGGACCGAGGCGTTTCCGCATCCAGG